The Bradysia coprophila strain Holo2 unplaced genomic scaffold, BU_Bcop_v1 contig_297, whole genome shotgun sequence DNA window tgatATAATTCTGACCTCAAATCTCTACTTCacctaaaagaaaattaaggaatGTAGCATATTGAGAAATGTACAGTTTTATCCTGAGGTTCAAAACACGACCTACAACCAATGGAATGTTGTAAAGAGCCATAGTCTTATTTTGTGGGTTGTGTGGATTATTTGTATTAatatttacacgtaaatattcacagtccacaaaataaacaattgacaTGGTATAAGAAAGTAGCGGTAAGCTAAggttaataatttcaaattaacttttactATTAAACCATGGTAATTCGTTCAGGCCGCGTTcaggaacgaaaaattcttcACTGAGTGAACATTCGTTTCGTTGAGTTAACGCTGTCAAGTTTAACTTTGAGGTTAGATTTCTCACGATGTACTTTGGTCGTGAAAGTTTACCCAGATGTCATGAACGTTTCGTTTCTGAACGTGGCCCATTGCGTTTAAGTGGATTTAAGTGGATTAAATTAGTGTAAAATCGTTGAATATGGGTATGGGAATTTTGAGCCTAAAAAAGCGTGCAAGGGGTTGTGCGTATAAAAAATCATCAAGATTTTTACccaaaaatttacttccaagccccttattttctccttaatttcaaccgaaaaattccttattttctccttatttttttaaaaaacctccttatttccttaatAAGGCACGCCATTTTTGAGTGCGAGGTCTGCGCAAGTTCATTTAAGTAAGCCGGGGAAAACTTTCCTGAGATAAATTCCTGAGCAAAGCAATCTGGTTAGTGATACTGACAAGAACTTTATGTAGACCATTGAAAGAAATTAGGATTTTTTGGTCACGCCCAGCGtaagtttgcttcagctggttcaattatacaaacaaaactgaaaatcaGCTGAGGCAAATTTCggctgaaatttgattgcccTTTTCTGTAGTTTAGGAATCCTTAGAAATCTCCAGCTCACGATGCAAATATTTGGATAAAGTGATACATAAGAAAATGACTTGTGAAATCTGGATCAATGGAAGCGTGAGGAGCGTCTGactgaaaaattgtaattttcgtaGGACTTAAGTTTGACCTGGAGGACGGGATTAATGGATGTACATTGTTCACCCTTAGAAGAGTGTTATAGTAGTAATCggataacaagaaaataactTCCTTCACCTTCGTTTCAAAACTAGAGAGTCACTTTAAATACGGAAATAATTCAGAGAAATTTTGCCAAAAGAAACTACGactgaaaaaaatctttaaactTTTTGAAGAGTGTCGTCATTTGAgttttcaaatgaatgaaatttttttaggcTAAATATCACTATCAGTCCTCATACATCCACATCATGCTAAAAATTTTGCATTCGGCACGAttccaatcaaattttcattgactTTATTTTATTGAGATAAACGTTCTATGCAACTCGGCGAAAAATGctcttttactttactagtgatgtaatgtggcctttccctcactagtgaaggccctttccctcgctcgtaaagtaaaacgccatactttacacgtgaaataatttgatatctcgtatcacgatgagtaaaagtacctcgggctgaagccctcggatacttttactcatctggatacgatatatcaaattacttcactggtatagtaatgtactattacgcACACGATGTGCACTGTCACTCGAGGTCGTAGGAACCGACACTCAGTgtcaaaaagtaaaactttcgttgaaTTTATTGAGATAGATGTTCTCTTCAACTCGAGTGATGAATAGCTGTTCCTAATCAttgaaatttcgtcaaatttatgGCTGAAAATTGCGAACTTTCCTAGGCCTTTTTTcgtgaaattaattaattctcGAAACACTTGAAAATGctccaaattataaaattcaagaatttcaagaattcgcattcttcaaaattctcaaaactCCCGAAATTCTGTAGaaaaaaattcctgaaaagAGACCCTGTCTATCAAGCTATGATAACAAGACTGGATATAATCTTACTCAGTGATTTCTTagacaaaacgaaaattcgattttacaATTGATAACCCCCCTAGTTCACAGGTCAAGCTTTTCATGCGGCTTCTTAAAAACGGGACGTGAAGAGTCGAGACATCGAGATTTGAGACATATTTAAGACATATTTAACCCGACATTTTACGATTTACGCTGCTGTAAAAACTAAATTACTTTACGGGCACAACACTCTGTATTCACAAGGGGTTCCTGTTGTCTTCTTTCAACCGTGAAGAGAAAAGTATTCATGTGCGCACATTCCCACATTAAGAATATTGGCATTCCATTCCAATTAATTGGAAAATCATAGTATACCGACCGGTTCCattgtgaaaatgaaaaactcaCCTTTTTTACCAGACAAATTTTCACTGTGATCTAACATCCACTTATACTGGGGTCTCATACCATCTCGATCCGGAGGCAGATCCgtctacaaaatattttttttattttaaactaaaAGGAAAAACGTGGAACCATTCCACTCATCCTTACCTTATAATGCATCCAACCGTACCATTCAGGTGGAATCTGAGACCCATCATATTCCAAATGGTGCTGAGGAGCGTACTCAATCCATCGATTACGACCGTAAAAATAGTACGGACTCTCGAAATATTTGTTTCCGTATTTGTCGGTGCCAACTAATGTTCCTACCTTCAAGTCATCCGTACTGCGAACATAATAAATGGAATTGTGTGTTCACGAATCGCATTATGTAAGTCGTGCATCATTTACCGATAGAGTTTGGCCAAGCTGCCCCTGATTCCACCATTGGCCCTGATTATATCGAACAGTCTGGCAATTTTATCAAGTCCTAGCAGCTTCGACATTTTCGTAGGACGAGATGTTCCTCAGTTTTCGATAAGATTTCCGagagaaatattttacttttccgatgttttgaaattttgacagtGACACTTCATGAAAAGAGTAGCACAGTGCTGCAGCGGCTGCAACACATAGCCGCACCAACGTAAATTTAAGTACTTGCGTGTAGATGTCGCGTCGCATATATCGAGGTCGAgactttaaaaaattaaatctgatTACAATCGAGGTGTTTGTAACATTGCGTCGTAACTGGTTTTACTTACTTAAGATACTGGATGTCAACAGGAAGAGGTCTGGTTAGACGAGTATATAGCTAATAATAGTAGTTTTTGGCACTAactaaatcaataaatcatatGACTGTTTCGGGTGCTTTTTTAAGGTCAATGCTTACCAGTTTCTGTAGATATGAACATAGAGTTACACcgtcaattttgaaaatgacaGGGGGCCCGTGTAAATTCTAAATGTAGATTAACGTCAGCGCCGctaaggctgtaaactttcgAAAGGTCATGCAGATACAAATAAAATGACgaacattacaaaaaaaaatcaccttcCGTGTGACAacgcacctagcagggtaatagaaaaaataaagtaggtAGATTTGACAGtgtcaaatgtcatttttattttttaaaatttttacactCTTAAAAATGCGGTGAGAGCCAagatatatttgaaaaataggcACGAATAttctttaaatgaaaatctgaTCACTGGTATGAACATTAATATGTAATCTAACATCACGTAGCAGTCCGCATACGAAAACTAAAATACGTCATTGAAAATTGTAGTTAAGAAGTGCAAATCTAtatcattaaaattgattcCACACCTAAAtcgaaaaagtaaatattctgttgtttgaaaaaaatatattgcaaATAAGGTTGTTGTTAACAAATTCTTTCATGTAATTAATAGATGTTGTGTCCCGAAATGTGCGTATAAGAATGATCCAACTGTAAGCTGCTTTCAGTTTCCATCTGATGAGAAATTGAAATCCTTGTGGCTAAAGAcggtattttttttggcatatcttTTAGcatatcttttcaaaaaaaattttgggttccaaaaattatttttgtttccaaaaaaaagttttgattaaGTATATAAGGAATTTGGTTGAAGAAAAAGTAACTAAAAAATACTTGTTTTTTCTATATATGAGAAAATATGGTAATAATTGATTGCAAagagaaatttagaaatgaaaactaaaagaaaattgagaaaatagataaaagtgaataaatgaaaGGGAATATTTTTAAGGTAAAGGATTGGTCTGAGCAATGGATCGGTGGTTGgatgtaatatttttttttttgttttttatgtaaaattgatttctaaaattgaaaaggaaataatttccgtataacaagtaaaagaaaattgagaatgcagataatagctattttgctaacatgtgcctaaatggaaattttgcgcaatagatgtgacGATTgtcaatccgaggcgaagccgaggttgacaacacatcgtatgcgcaaaattccagtttaggcacaagttagcaacaagattatATGTACTGTAGCAATTTTACACTTCATCGAATGCATATTTACGCACGCAAAATGAACATATGCGCACTACAGTGCATAAAAGTGATTAGATGcaaggaaaaaatc harbors:
- the LOC119078548 gene encoding probable NADH dehydrogenase [ubiquinone] 1 alpha subcomplex subunit 12; translated protein: MSKLLGLDKIARLFDIIRANGGIRGSLAKLYRTDDLKVGTLVGTDKYGNKYFESPYYFYGRNRWIEYAPQHHLEYDGSQIPPEWYGWMHYKTDLPPDRDGMRPQYKWMLDHSENLSGKKGQYMPYTTTRPKVEAWTPPKADK